A part of Streptococcus porcinus genomic DNA contains:
- the mreC gene encoding rod shape-determining protein MreC yields MFNKKFSRLIFIFTSVIVLIFLLSFFYNSSISPHISRATTGVIGQIDTIIGKPFKVLEDAVSDSKALLRTFEENKKLKNKISKLELISSEVKYLRKENEELRTQYNVHLPETSRVAAQIITRTPETWTQSIVIKFDKHKNIQTGMLVVSGSALVGRVSTVDKGVSHVDLLTCGKLLNLPIKIKGHRSVVFGNLMSYSASTQTMIASELNSNDRLTVGSLVYTSGLDGASVSDILIGKVKKVEDADDKLQRKVYISLSGNFSEMNYLSIVGKF; encoded by the coding sequence ATGTTTAATAAAAAATTTTCCAGATTGATTTTTATATTTACATCTGTAATTGTTTTAATATTTTTGCTTTCGTTCTTCTACAATTCATCTATTTCACCTCATATTTCGCGGGCTACTACTGGTGTAATTGGTCAAATTGACACTATAATTGGAAAACCCTTTAAGGTTTTGGAAGATGCTGTATCTGACAGCAAAGCATTGTTGAGAACTTTTGAGGAAAATAAAAAACTTAAAAATAAAATTTCTAAGTTAGAATTAATTTCTAGCGAAGTGAAGTATCTGAGAAAGGAAAATGAGGAATTAAGGACTCAATACAACGTTCACTTGCCAGAGACTAGCAGGGTAGCTGCTCAAATTATTACTAGAACACCTGAAACCTGGACTCAATCTATCGTCATAAAATTTGATAAACATAAAAATATTCAAACTGGTATGCTTGTAGTTTCAGGATCAGCTTTAGTGGGGAGAGTTTCTACTGTTGATAAAGGTGTATCACATGTTGATTTATTAACATGTGGAAAACTATTGAATTTGCCAATCAAAATTAAGGGTCATAGATCGGTCGTGTTTGGTAATTTGATGTCCTACTCTGCGTCAACGCAAACAATGATAGCAAGTGAACTTAATTCAAACGATAGACTTACAGTTGGCTCTTTAGTTTATACTAGCGGTTTAGATGGAGCTTCAGTTTCAGATATTCTCATTGGAAAAGTAAAAAAAGTTGAGGATGCAGATGATAAATTACAACGTAAGGTTTACATTTCTTTATCTGGGAATTTTTCTGAGATGAATTATCTTTCAATTGTTGGGAAATTTTAA
- the mreD gene encoding rod shape-determining protein MreD: MNKRLFLWSLLAIPLLLLDAHITHLFSMIFVENVKVNSAIFLIFLFFISVARNGVDYAVPLLATGCGLVYDYYYFDQFGIMVIAFPVYILLIFSEKKIFKISTTLFQNILIFSVNLCVFYTLTFMLLQRHHLMNNYWSFYITYHFLPSLLFNVSFFVIIYKQLNRFFY, translated from the coding sequence ATGAATAAAAGGCTATTTTTATGGAGTTTATTAGCTATTCCTTTACTATTATTAGATGCTCATATAACACACTTGTTTAGTATGATTTTTGTTGAAAATGTAAAGGTAAATTCAGCTATTTTTCTGATTTTTTTATTTTTTATTTCGGTTGCTCGTAATGGTGTAGATTATGCTGTGCCTCTACTTGCTACGGGATGTGGCCTTGTTTATGATTACTATTATTTTGATCAATTTGGTATTATGGTAATTGCTTTTCCTGTCTATATATTGTTGATTTTTTCGGAAAAAAAGATATTTAAAATCTCAACAACACTTTTTCAAAATATCTTGATATTTTCAGTTAATCTTTGTGTCTTTTATACACTTACCTTTATGCTTTTGCAAAGACATCATTTAATGAATAATTATTGGAGTTTTTACATAACTTATCATTTTTTACCCTCTTTGCTTTTCAATGTGTCATTTTTTGTAATAATCTATAAACAATTGAACAGATTTTTTTATTGA
- the pcsB gene encoding peptidoglycan hydrolase PcsB, producing the protein MKKRILSAVLVSGVTLGAAATVNADNFDSKIAAQDTIISKLTAEQSEAQEKVTTLQSQIGSLQTEQDNLTQENEELQAKSIKLGEEIQALSSKIVARNEALKKQARSAQKGNTTSSYINTLLNSKSISDAVNRIAAIREVVSANAKMLNQQIADKKALEEKQTENQQAINTVAANMGTIAANKVSLETQKANLEVAKLNLSEKMATAESEKTSLQSQKAEAERIAAEKAAAEAAAKEKAAAEARAQAESVAQAQAAVAPQTSTSAAPAPAGLTSSVASAAPVASSSPVASAAPASFTPRQTYSAANTYPIGQCTWGVKSLAPWVGNYWGNGGQWAASAAAAGYTVSSTPVVGSVAVWTGGGYGHVAYVTSVESSTRIQVMESNYNGIQSIANHRGWFNPTATSLGSAVYIYPN; encoded by the coding sequence ATGAAAAAGAGAATTTTATCAGCCGTTCTTGTAAGTGGTGTGACCCTTGGAGCTGCTGCGACTGTTAATGCAGATAATTTTGATTCTAAAATTGCTGCACAAGACACAATTATATCAAAATTAACAGCAGAACAATCAGAAGCGCAAGAAAAAGTAACAACACTACAAAGTCAAATTGGCTCATTACAAACTGAGCAAGATAATTTAACACAAGAAAATGAAGAACTACAAGCTAAATCTATTAAGTTGGGAGAAGAAATTCAAGCTCTTTCTAGTAAAATTGTAGCTCGTAATGAGGCTTTGAAAAAACAAGCTCGTAGCGCACAAAAAGGTAATACAACTTCAAGCTACATTAATACGCTTTTGAATTCTAAATCAATTTCAGATGCAGTAAATCGTATCGCTGCAATTCGTGAAGTTGTTAGTGCAAATGCTAAAATGTTAAATCAACAAATAGCAGATAAAAAAGCGCTTGAAGAAAAACAAACTGAAAACCAACAAGCTATTAATACTGTAGCAGCAAACATGGGAACAATTGCTGCTAATAAGGTGTCATTAGAAACACAAAAAGCCAACTTAGAAGTAGCAAAACTTAATCTTTCTGAAAAGATGGCTACTGCTGAGTCTGAAAAAACTAGCCTTCAAAGTCAAAAAGCTGAAGCTGAACGTATAGCTGCGGAGAAAGCAGCAGCAGAGGCAGCAGCTAAAGAAAAAGCAGCAGCAGAAGCAAGAGCTCAAGCAGAATCAGTTGCTCAAGCACAAGCTGCGGTAGCTCCACAAACTTCTACAAGTGCCGCACCAGCGCCAGCAGGGTTAACGTCATCAGTAGCAAGTGCCGCGCCGGTAGCATCATCTTCACCGGTAGCAAGTGCTGCACCTGCTTCATTCACGCCTAGACAGACTTATAGTGCAGCTAACACTTATCCAATTGGTCAATGTACTTGGGGTGTTAAATCACTTGCACCATGGGTAGGTAACTATTGGGGTAACGGTGGACAATGGGCAGCAAGTGCCGCAGCAGCAGGTTACACTGTAAGTAGTACACCAGTTGTAGGTTCTGTAGCTGTATGGACTGGCGGAGGATACGGACACGTTGCTTACGTTACTTCTGTTGAAAGTTCAACTAGGATTCAAGTAATGGAAAGTAATTACAATGGCATTCAATCTATTGCTAATCACCGTGGTTGGTTTAACCCAACTGCAACTTCTCTTGGATCAGCTGTTTATATTTATCCAAACTAA
- a CDS encoding ribose-phosphate diphosphokinase, whose protein sequence is MSYSDLKLFALSSNKELAEKVANSMGIELGKSTVRQFSDGEIQVNIEESIRGHHVFILQSTSSPVNDNLMEIMIMVDALKRASAETVSVVMPYYGYARQDRKARSREPITSKLVANMLEVAGVDRLLTVDLHAAQIQGFFDIPVDHLMGAPLIADYFKRKGLVGDDVVVVSPDHGGVTRARKLAQFLRTPIAIIDKRRSVNKMNTSEVMNIIGNVDGKKCILIDDMIDTAGTICHAADALAEAGATEVYASCTHPVLSGPALENIEKSAIKKLVVLDTIYLPEERLIDKIEQISIANLIGEAIIRIHEKRPLSPLFEVD, encoded by the coding sequence ATGTCTTATTCTGATTTGAAATTGTTTGCCCTTTCGTCAAACAAGGAACTAGCGGAGAAAGTAGCAAATTCTATGGGGATTGAGCTTGGAAAATCTACCGTTCGTCAGTTTTCGGATGGCGAAATACAAGTTAATATTGAAGAATCAATTCGTGGTCATCATGTTTTCATTTTACAATCTACCAGTTCACCTGTAAATGATAATTTAATGGAGATTATGATTATGGTTGATGCATTGAAGCGAGCAAGTGCAGAAACTGTAAGTGTTGTTATGCCTTATTATGGCTATGCAAGGCAAGACCGAAAAGCTCGTTCTCGTGAACCAATTACATCAAAATTGGTTGCAAATATGCTTGAAGTTGCTGGTGTTGATCGTTTATTGACTGTTGACCTTCATGCGGCACAGATTCAAGGATTCTTTGATATCCCTGTTGATCATCTGATGGGTGCGCCTTTAATTGCTGATTATTTTAAACGTAAAGGCTTGGTTGGTGATGATGTTGTTGTCGTTAGCCCTGACCATGGTGGTGTGACTCGGGCGCGTAAATTAGCACAATTCCTCCGTACTCCAATTGCAATTATAGATAAACGTCGTAGCGTTAATAAAATGAACACTAGTGAAGTTATGAACATTATTGGGAATGTTGACGGTAAAAAATGTATTCTTATTGATGATATGATTGATACTGCTGGTACCATTTGTCATGCCGCGGATGCTCTTGCTGAAGCTGGTGCAACAGAAGTGTATGCTTCATGTACTCACCCCGTTTTATCAGGTCCGGCCTTGGAGAATATTGAAAAATCTGCTATTAAAAAATTAGTTGTTTTAGATACTATTTATCTTCCAGAAGAGCGTTTAATTGATAAAATTGAACAAATTTCTATCGCTAACTTAATTGGTGAGGCTATTATTAGAATTCATGAAAAACGTCCATTATCTCCACTGTTTGAAGTGGACTAA
- a CDS encoding pyridoxal phosphate-dependent aminotransferase: MDLSHRFNKQLNKIEISLIRQFDQSISDIPGMIRLTLGEPDFTTPDHIKEAAKKAIDDNHSYYTGMSGLVGLRKAACQFVKQKYHLDFNPDNEAMVTIGATEALSAALLAVLEPGDKVLLPAPAYPGYEPIVTLAGAEIVEIDTTPNNFVLTADILEKALLAEGQRVKAVLLNYPANPTGVTYSRAEIISFAEVLKKFPVFVISDEVYSELNYTDQAHVSIAQFLPEQAILINGLSKSHAMTGWRIGFIFAKEPLAHQLLKSHQYLVTAATTMAQFAGIEALTKGMNDTLPMKRDYLLRRDYIIEAMTKLGFSIIRPDGAFYIFAKIPKGFGEEDSFKFCQDFAREQKVAVIPGIAFGQFGEGYIRLSYAASMTVIIEAMARLAIFMENYEN; encoded by the coding sequence GTGGATTTAAGTCACAGGTTTAATAAACAGCTTAACAAAATTGAAATTTCGTTGATTAGGCAATTTGATCAATCAATCTCTGACATTCCAGGTATGATTAGATTAACACTTGGTGAACCAGATTTTACAACGCCAGATCATATTAAGGAAGCAGCTAAAAAAGCGATTGATGACAACCACTCCTATTACACGGGGATGAGTGGACTAGTAGGACTAAGGAAAGCCGCTTGTCAGTTTGTAAAACAAAAATATCACTTAGATTTTAATCCAGATAATGAAGCTATGGTAACAATTGGTGCGACAGAAGCTCTCTCTGCAGCTCTCTTAGCTGTTTTAGAGCCAGGGGATAAAGTACTTCTACCAGCTCCTGCTTATCCAGGATATGAGCCTATAGTGACCTTAGCAGGGGCAGAAATTGTAGAAATTGATACAACTCCTAATAATTTTGTTTTAACTGCAGATATTTTGGAAAAGGCTTTGCTTGCCGAAGGGCAAAGAGTAAAGGCTGTGCTCCTAAATTATCCAGCTAATCCTACAGGAGTTACTTATTCCCGTGCAGAAATCATTTCTTTTGCCGAGGTTCTCAAAAAATTTCCTGTTTTTGTTATTTCTGACGAGGTTTACTCAGAGTTAAATTATACAGATCAAGCTCATGTATCTATTGCTCAATTTCTACCGGAACAAGCTATATTAATTAATGGATTATCTAAATCTCACGCTATGACAGGATGGCGCATAGGTTTTATTTTTGCGAAAGAACCCTTAGCACACCAATTGCTCAAGAGTCATCAATATCTTGTTACAGCAGCTACTACTATGGCGCAATTTGCTGGAATTGAAGCATTAACGAAGGGAATGAACGATACTCTTCCTATGAAGCGTGACTATTTGCTTCGCAGAGATTATATCATTGAAGCAATGACAAAGCTTGGTTTTTCTATTATCAGACCTGATGGAGCCTTTTATATATTTGCTAAAATTCCAAAAGGATTTGGTGAGGAAGATTCCTTTAAATTCTGTCAAGACTTTGCTCGAGAGCAAAAAGTTGCGGTCATTCCAGGAATTGCTTTTGGACAATTTGGAGAAGGCTATATTCGCCTATCTTATGCTGCAAGTATGACTGTTATCATTGAAGCAATGGCTCGTTTAGCCATTTTTATGGAAAACTATGAAAACTAA
- the recO gene encoding DNA repair protein RecO — MKTKESYALVLYNKNYREDDKLVKLFTETAGKRMFFIKHASKSKLASVIQPLTIADFILKINEKGLSYIDDYNDVQTYPRINQDLYRLAYATYVMSLVDAAIPDNESDSQLFAFTRKTLDLMEEGLDYEILTNIFEIQILERFGVRLNFHECVFCHRVGLPFDFSHKYSGPLCPNHLQEDTHRSHLDPNVLYLLDQFQNVQFSELKNISLKKDMKKKLRQFIDDLYEDYVGIHLKSKKFINDLDKWGHIMESEQELR; from the coding sequence ATGAAAACTAAAGAAAGTTACGCACTGGTTCTTTACAATAAAAATTATCGAGAAGATGATAAGCTCGTCAAGTTGTTCACAGAGACAGCTGGGAAGCGAATGTTTTTTATTAAGCACGCCAGCAAATCAAAACTAGCATCTGTTATCCAACCCTTAACAATTGCTGATTTCATCTTAAAGATCAATGAAAAAGGTCTTTCTTATATAGATGATTACAATGATGTACAAACTTATCCTAGAATAAATCAGGATTTATATCGCTTGGCTTATGCTACTTATGTTATGTCTCTAGTAGATGCAGCAATACCAGATAATGAATCTGATAGTCAGCTTTTTGCTTTTACCAGAAAAACCTTAGATTTAATGGAAGAAGGTTTGGATTACGAAATTTTGACTAATATTTTTGAAATTCAAATTTTAGAACGTTTCGGCGTTAGGTTGAATTTCCACGAATGTGTTTTTTGTCATCGTGTAGGCTTACCCTTTGATTTTTCTCATAAATATTCAGGACCTTTGTGTCCTAATCATTTACAAGAAGACACTCATCGCAGTCATCTCGACCCCAATGTACTTTATTTATTAGATCAATTTCAAAATGTTCAATTTTCTGAATTAAAGAATATCTCTCTTAAAAAAGATATGAAAAAGAAGCTTCGTCAATTCATTGATGACCTTTATGAAGATTATGTGGGTATTCATCTCAAAAGTAAGAAGTTTATTAATGATTTGGATAAATGGGGTCATATTATGGAGTCGGAACAAGAACTTCGTTGA
- the plsX gene encoding phosphate acyltransferase PlsX — MKKIAIDAMGGDNAPKAIVEGVNKAIQAFSDIEIQLYGDQEKIETYLTPSERVTIIHTDEKINSDDEPAKAIRRKKNASMVLAAKAVKEGEADAVLSAGNTGALLAAGLFVVGRIKGVDRPGLLSTLPTNDKVGFDMLDLGANAENTAAHLHQYAILGSFYAKNIRGVANPRVGLLNNGTENTKGDPIRKETYALLDADSSLNFVGNIEARDLMNGIADVVVTDGFTGNAVLKSIEGTALSIMKQLKTSIKGGGIKAKVGALLMKNSLKEMKHSLDYSDAGGAVLFGLKAPVVKSHGSSGETSIFYTIKQIRSMLETDVVGQLIEEFSKEISNND; from the coding sequence ATGAAAAAAATTGCTATTGACGCTATGGGCGGAGACAACGCCCCCAAAGCTATTGTAGAAGGTGTTAATAAAGCCATTCAAGCTTTTTCTGATATTGAAATCCAGCTTTACGGGGATCAAGAAAAAATAGAAACTTATCTGACGCCCTCAGAGCGTGTTACCATTATTCATACTGATGAAAAAATTAATTCAGATGATGAGCCAGCCAAGGCTATACGTCGTAAAAAAAATGCCTCTATGGTTTTAGCAGCTAAAGCAGTAAAAGAGGGAGAAGCCGATGCGGTTCTATCAGCAGGAAATACAGGCGCTCTTTTGGCAGCAGGCCTTTTTGTTGTCGGACGCATTAAAGGTGTAGATCGTCCTGGTCTACTCTCAACTTTACCAACAAATGATAAAGTTGGGTTTGATATGCTTGATTTAGGAGCTAACGCTGAAAATACAGCAGCACATCTACACCAATATGCTATATTAGGTTCTTTTTATGCAAAAAATATTCGTGGTGTTGCTAACCCTCGGGTAGGTTTGCTCAACAATGGAACTGAAAATACGAAAGGCGATCCTATCCGTAAAGAGACATATGCCTTACTTGACGCCGATTCAAGCCTAAATTTTGTTGGTAATATTGAAGCGCGTGATCTGATGAACGGCATTGCTGATGTTGTTGTGACTGATGGTTTCACGGGAAACGCTGTTTTGAAGTCTATTGAAGGCACTGCTCTTAGTATTATGAAGCAGCTAAAAACGTCTATTAAGGGCGGTGGGATTAAAGCCAAAGTGGGAGCTCTTCTAATGAAGAACAGCTTGAAAGAGATGAAGCATTCCCTAGATTACTCAGATGCTGGTGGTGCGGTACTTTTTGGACTTAAGGCTCCAGTGGTTAAATCACATGGTTCAAGCGGTGAAACCTCTATTTTTTATACTATAAAGCAAATTCGGTCAATGCTGGAAACAGATGTTGTTGGACAGTTAATAGAAGAATTTTCTAAGGAGATTAGCAATAATGACTAG
- a CDS encoding phosphopantetheine-binding protein, which produces MTRKIILEKLQEIIREKDALKNVILNEQTSLKDDLGVDSIELTEFIINVEDSFNLSIPDEDVEGLTRIGDLIDYLLERLEK; this is translated from the coding sequence ATGACTAGAAAAATTATTTTAGAGAAATTACAAGAAATTATAAGGGAGAAGGATGCCCTTAAAAATGTCATTCTGAATGAACAAACAAGTTTAAAAGATGATTTAGGAGTTGATTCAATTGAATTAACAGAATTTATTATAAACGTGGAAGATTCTTTTAATCTAAGTATTCCAGATGAAGACGTTGAGGGCTTAACTCGTATAGGCGATCTTATTGACTATCTCTTGGAACGTTTAGAAAAATAA
- a CDS encoding CHAP domain-containing protein — MKYFTNKGISFLLFVSLGLATLFPSCCQPVTAAVIGDDYPINWKSGLGSDTWGMYLRQCTSFVAYRLHIVNGFSLPSGYGNADSWGHVARRNGYQVDINPQVGSVAWFDKGVSLSHREYGHVAWVAEVKGDLVTLEEYNYNAGQGPEKYHRRQILRQEASGYIHFKNLINNSSNISISQLSRHSYLAPKGSYTFNQRKAVKAQPSLNSSDLVYYEKGNTVHYDKILDADGYRWLSYIGGSGNRRYIAIEKLEHQVETNDFKVEQIVHFKGPFQVSHNHGWMILSNILAGGAATQLNWLDPGPLIETDKIGQKAGDQVLYPGEYFSIPGEFKILQVDQESKGIKIKIGQKQTWISMDQVHKK, encoded by the coding sequence ATGAAATATTTTACAAACAAGGGGATTTCATTTCTCCTATTCGTCAGTTTAGGTTTGGCTACTCTATTTCCATCTTGTTGTCAACCTGTGACGGCTGCGGTCATCGGAGATGACTACCCTATCAATTGGAAATCAGGTTTGGGTTCAGATACTTGGGGAATGTACCTGAGACAATGTACTTCTTTTGTAGCCTATAGGCTTCATATTGTCAATGGTTTCTCTCTCCCGTCAGGGTATGGTAACGCTGATTCTTGGGGTCATGTTGCTCGCCGAAATGGCTATCAAGTTGATATAAACCCACAGGTTGGCTCCGTTGCTTGGTTTGATAAAGGTGTTAGCCTTTCGCACCGAGAGTATGGGCACGTAGCTTGGGTTGCTGAGGTTAAGGGCGATTTGGTGACACTAGAAGAATACAATTACAATGCCGGGCAAGGACCGGAGAAATATCATCGTAGACAGATTCTACGTCAGGAAGCCTCAGGTTACATCCACTTTAAAAATTTGATAAATAATAGCTCAAACATCTCTATTAGTCAGCTTAGTCGACACTCATACCTAGCACCAAAAGGAAGTTATACTTTTAATCAAAGAAAAGCTGTAAAGGCTCAGCCTTCCCTAAACAGTTCTGATTTAGTCTATTACGAAAAGGGTAATACGGTTCATTATGATAAGATTTTGGATGCTGATGGTTATCGTTGGCTCTCCTATATTGGAGGATCTGGTAATAGGCGTTATATTGCTATAGAAAAGTTAGAACACCAAGTGGAAACTAATGATTTTAAAGTCGAGCAAATAGTTCACTTCAAAGGGCCTTTCCAGGTCAGTCACAATCATGGATGGATGATTTTAAGTAATATCCTTGCGGGCGGAGCTGCTACTCAACTCAATTGGCTTGACCCTGGTCCCCTCATCGAAACTGATAAGATTGGGCAAAAAGCTGGAGATCAAGTCCTCTATCCCGGGGAATACTTCAGCATTCCGGGAGAATTTAAGATTCTACAGGTCGACCAAGAATCTAAAGGAATTAAAATTAAAATTGGGCAAAAACAGACTTGGATAAGTATGGATCAAGTCCACAAAAAATAA